The proteins below are encoded in one region of Gammaproteobacteria bacterium:
- a CDS encoding type IV-A pilus assembly ATPase PilB, translating to MLITKLKLNGLARRLINEGLISQGDALIASEEAKQQRVSLVTHLVKERKVDSGELALAASSEFGMPLFDITALDADFMPKNLVGEKLLRQHHALPIGRRGGRLFVAISDPMNQAALDEIKFHTSLRTEPVLVEEDKLAQLLETALAENDAMAMMRGLTDADLENLIITAEGDTKAPDVGAPDVDDTPVVRFINKVLLDA from the coding sequence ATGCTGATCACCAAACTCAAGCTGAACGGCCTGGCCCGGCGGCTGATTAACGAGGGCCTGATCAGCCAGGGCGACGCGCTGATTGCGTCAGAAGAGGCCAAACAGCAACGCGTCTCTCTGGTCACGCATCTGGTTAAAGAGCGCAAGGTCGACTCCGGCGAACTCGCTCTCGCCGCCTCGAGCGAATTCGGTATGCCGTTGTTCGACATCACGGCGCTGGATGCCGACTTTATGCCGAAGAACCTGGTCGGCGAAAAACTGCTACGCCAGCATCATGCGTTGCCGATCGGACGTCGCGGCGGGCGACTGTTTGTCGCCATCTCCGATCCCATGAATCAGGCGGCGCTGGACGAGATCAAGTTTCACACGAGCCTGCGCACGGAGCCCGTCCTGGTCGAGGAAGACAAACTCGCCCAACTGCTCGAAACCGCGCTGGCTGAAAACGACGCCATGGCGATGATGAGGGGTCTGACCGACGCCGACCTGGAAAACCTGATCATTACCGCCGAAGGCGACACCAAGGCGCCTGACGTGGGCGCGCCGGATGTCGACGACACACCCGTAGTGCGCTTTATCAACAAGGTATTGCTGGACGC
- a CDS encoding type II toxin-antitoxin system RelE/ParE family toxin, with protein sequence MDAAETTAEMDLPGLHFHRLRGDRHGTFAVTVRANYRVTWHVDADGEFVDVDYEDYH encoded by the coding sequence ATGGATGCGGCCGAGACTACGGCGGAAATGGACTTGCCGGGTCTGCATTTTCACCGCTTGCGTGGAGATCGGCACGGCACCTTTGCGGTGACCGTGCGCGCGAATTACCGCGTGACCTGGCACGTGGATGCCGACGGCGAGTTTGTGGATGTGGATTATGAAGACTATCACTAG
- a CDS encoding type II toxin-antitoxin system prevent-host-death family antitoxin: MDAISYTQARAHLAETMDKVNRDRAPIIITRRNGASVVMVSLEDYNAWEETAYLLRSPANARVLADSIEEVEAGKATERTLLEDG; encoded by the coding sequence ATGGACGCCATTTCTTACACTCAAGCGCGCGCGCATCTGGCCGAAACCATGGACAAGGTTAATCGGGATCGCGCGCCCATTATCATCACGCGCAGAAACGGTGCATCTGTGGTCATGGTTTCGCTGGAGGACTACAACGCCTGGGAAGAAACCGCGTACCTACTTCGCAGTCCGGCGAACGCGCGCGTCCTGGCGGACTCCATTGAAGAGGTCGAAGCGGGTAAGGCGACGGAAAGAACGCTGCTCGAGGATGGTTAA
- a CDS encoding DUF1640 domain-containing protein — MSAAPFDSHAAVKRLTASGFDERQAEALVETLASRHGDLVTKATCAPR, encoded by the coding sequence ATGTCCGCCGCGCCTTTCGATTCACACGCCGCCGTCAAGCGCCTGACCGCCTCCGGCTTTGACGAGCGCCAGGCCGAGGCGCTGGTCGAGACCTTGGCGTCGCGGCACGGCGATCTCGTGACCAAGGCGACCTGCGCTCCGAGATGA
- a CDS encoding pilin, with translation MNKQAQKGFTLIELMIVVAIIGILAAIAIPAYQDYTIRARVSEGLSLASAMKLAITETQQSAGSGTKVCTDAATCSANISASFPATTANVTSIVSSASGVITVTYTAAVGPATANVITIAPVTGAGVALDLSAAASVGQAVNWVCGTGVAATATTVPANYRPSSCN, from the coding sequence ATGAACAAGCAGGCACAAAAGGGTTTTACGTTGATCGAACTGATGATCGTGGTTGCGATCATCGGCATTCTGGCCGCGATTGCGATTCCGGCTTATCAGGATTACACGATTCGCGCGCGCGTCAGCGAAGGCTTGAGCTTAGCTTCCGCGATGAAGCTAGCGATCACAGAAACTCAGCAATCCGCGGGCTCCGGCACCAAAGTTTGTACCGACGCCGCGACTTGTAGCGCGAACATCAGCGCGTCATTCCCCGCGACTACGGCTAATGTTACCTCCATCGTGTCTAGCGCTTCAGGCGTGATCACGGTTACGTACACTGCGGCCGTCGGCCCGGCGACCGCTAATGTAATCACGATTGCCCCGGTTACCGGTGCAGGTGTAGCGCTTGACCTCTCGGCCGCGGCTTCTGTCGGCCAAGCAGTAAACTGGGTTTGTGGTACAGGCGTCGCTGCAACCGCAACGACCGTACCGGCTAACTATCGCCCCAGCAGCTGTAATTAA